The genomic stretch TCTTGATGACCTCACCTGGTTCGTCGTAGCGGGAACCGTCGTGCGAGCGATCCATCAGTTCGTCAATCACACCCTGCCTGCGTTGACGGGCATTGGCCTGACCCAGACGCCCTACAAACAGCATGACCTCGCCTCCATCCGGCAGGGCTTCTTTGACCAGTTCTCCACACATGCGACCGGCGGTGTAGTTATCCATGCCGATATAGCACTGACGTGGACTTTCCGGTGCGTCGGAATCTTGAGTGATCAGAATCGATCGCTCAGCGATTTCTTTTAACAGCTCATTTTGATTTTCTGGATCAATCGGGCTGATCGCGATGCCGTCGACGTTCTGAGCCAGCAGTTCCTGAACCATTCGTTTCTGATCCGCCACACCCTGGGGGGGCATTCTCACTTCGACATTCACATCCAGATCTTCACCCGCTTTTTCAGCACCTCTCTGGGCAATCACCCAGAACGGGTCGACTCCGTTTGTGACGAAAGCAACTGTTTTTTTACCGTTCCCTTTCTGCTGGTTACAGGCGGGTAACAGAATCGAAATACTTAAGATAGTTGCAAAAAGGGTGCAGCTCCGAATCAGTTCGCGACAGGTCATCAAGTGAGGCTCCTTGTATTTATTGTGCGTAAGATCAGGTCGAATGAAATGTTGATATTATGATGATTGACTCAGTCACATGATGCAATGATTTCGTAGAAATATCGAGTATACCCGAGCCAAATCAATAAATAAAAAAGAATACAGACTGGTTTTCAATGCTTCAATTGGCTGTTATCATAAGAGATCGCCTACCCGGGGCATTCTCTCCTCCGTCACAGGCTTACCTTCCCGTGTGATTGATCTCTTGAGACGATCTGATGAAACAGACTATCAGTCTCGCTGTTCAATGGCACAATCCCATTCAACTTCATATTTCATCTAACTTTTAATGCATTACAGGGGCAGCAACGTGATTCAAGCACTAAAAACATTGTGTATTGCTACCAGTGTTCTGCTGGTATCCCAGGCCATGCTCGCGGCCAAAGATTCCAGCGCACCCGATTCGACTCAAGTCTGGACCTTCAAACAGAAAGAACACGGGTGGACTCCCTATCGTGACTGCACTCTGGATGTCAAAGACAATCTGCTGCAGGTAAACAGCACTGGTAAAGATCCCCATTTTGGCCGCGAACTCAAATCTCCGGCTGGTTGGAAGAAAGTCAAAGTCCGTCTGCGGGCTCCCTATCGACTGCGTGGAGAACTCTACTGGAAAACAGAACAGAAAAACGGGTATGCCGACGAACGTTCTGATAAGTTCGATACCCGTGGAAATAACAAAGACTGGCAAGACTTGACCTTTGTGTTTTACGCTGACTCTCCTCTGACGGGACTCCGCTTCGATCCTTCCAGCCGCAAGGGACTGGTAGAAATCGAGTCGATCTCGCTGGAGGATTCTGAACCGCCGCGTTCTGCGACTGCCACCCCGGTCGATCAGATCAAGTTGCTTGAGGGTTACAAAGTCGAATTGCTTTACTCGGTACCTACCGATGTCGAAGGGTCGTGGGTCAGTATGACCATCGATCCGAAAGGCCGTCTGATCGCCTCTGATCAATACGGTGCTCTCTATCGCATCACGCCAGCTAAGATTGGTGCTAAAACCAACGATACCCAGGTTGAAAAACTGAATGTCGATATGGGAATGGCGCATGGTCTGCTCTATGCCTTCGACAGTCTGTACGCCGTTGTGAATGGTGGGGATACGCGTCCTTCCGGTCTCTATCGTCTCAAAGACACCAACGGAGATGATCAGTTCGACGATGTGCAGTTCCTGCGTGAGATTAAAGGTGCCGGAGAGCATGGTCCCCATGCGATCATTCTCTCTCCCGATAAAAAGTCACTCTACATCGCTGCCGGCAACCATACCGATCTGCCCAACCCTGAAAAATCACTCGTTCCCCGCAACTGGGATGAGGACCTGCTGCTGCCACGTCTGTGGGATGCCCGCGGACATGCGGCTGGTAAGCTGGCACCCGGTGGTTGGATCTGTCGTACCGATCCGGAAGGGAAGGAATTCGAATTAGTCAGTAGTGGTTTCCGCAACGAATACGACATCGCCTTCAATCCGGAAGGGGAACTGTTTACTTACGATGCCGATATGGAATGGGACGTGGGATCTCCGTGGTACCGTCCGACTCGCGTCAATCACGTGACCAGCGGCAGCGAATTCGGCTGGCGTTCAGGAACGGGCAAATGGCCTGCTTACTATCCCGACAGTCTGCCGGCTGTGGTAGATATCGGTCAGGGCTCGCCCACAGGGATTGTTTTCGGAACCGGAACCAAATTCCCTGCGAAGTACCAGCAATCGCTGTTCATCTCCGACTGGAGCTACGGCATCATTTACGCTGTGCATATGAAGCCCCAGGGAGCGTCTTACGTCGCAACCTATGAAAAATTTGCTTCGGCAACACCTCTGCCGGTTA from Gimesia chilikensis encodes the following:
- a CDS encoding sugar-binding protein — translated: MTCRELIRSCTLFATILSISILLPACNQQKGNGKKTVAFVTNGVDPFWVIAQRGAEKAGEDLDVNVEVRMPPQGVADQKRMVQELLAQNVDGIAISPIDPENQNELLKEIAERSILITQDSDAPESPRQCYIGMDNYTAGRMCGELVKEALPDGGEVMLFVGRLGQANARQRRQGVIDELMDRSHDGSRYDEPGEVIKNDKYSILDTRTDDFDHPQAKANAEDAIAKYPNLKCMVGLFAYNPPLCLEAIRDAGKLKEIKVVSFDENEASLQGIMDGTVVGTVVQNPYQYGYESVRVLKALANGDKSVIPENEILHIPARKIRKDNVEEFWTELKSLLGDSAKKDQDQPANETTKSAKKTDLGATPDPRYPQQQKEPQKDE
- a CDS encoding c-type cytochrome, which codes for MIQALKTLCIATSVLLVSQAMLAAKDSSAPDSTQVWTFKQKEHGWTPYRDCTLDVKDNLLQVNSTGKDPHFGRELKSPAGWKKVKVRLRAPYRLRGELYWKTEQKNGYADERSDKFDTRGNNKDWQDLTFVFYADSPLTGLRFDPSSRKGLVEIESISLEDSEPPRSATATPVDQIKLLEGYKVELLYSVPTDVEGSWVSMTIDPKGRLIASDQYGALYRITPAKIGAKTNDTQVEKLNVDMGMAHGLLYAFDSLYAVVNGGDTRPSGLYRLKDTNGDDQFDDVQFLREIKGAGEHGPHAIILSPDKKSLYIAAGNHTDLPNPEKSLVPRNWDEDLLLPRLWDARGHAAGKLAPGGWICRTDPEGKEFELVSSGFRNEYDIAFNPEGELFTYDADMEWDVGSPWYRPTRVNHVTSGSEFGWRSGTGKWPAYYPDSLPAVVDIGQGSPTGIVFGTGTKFPAKYQQSLFISDWSYGIIYAVHMKPQGASYVATYEKFASATPLPVTDLVVNPVDGALYFTIGGRRTQSGLYRITYTGKESTAPVSATPAELAGYRALRRDLEKYHEQQNEEVVYKVWPYLGHADRHIRYAARIALEHQPVEQWQNCVLIEQDPATLINAGIALARNGKPAVKHALLEKLNGLDWAALSQTEKMDLLRLYQLVFIRLGEPTERERIDVLAQIDKSYPASDVFMNRELSRLLVYLNAPKVIERTLALQDKALTQEEQIHYAKVLSSLASGWNNDLRKRYFEWYLKSIAHKGGRSFDKFLVNIRAEAIKTLTDAEEKALKPVLEINLEKAEPVSQGPPRPVVKKWTVDELLHAANNDDGQRNFERGREMFAVAACFKCHRFAGEGGTIGPDLTGVGGRFNAQNLLESIIEPSKVISDQYASTMFILDDGRVVNGRVINLSGKNLMVLTDMTNPSDLASINRDSVEEMMPSKSSMMPTGLVDTLTKEEALDLLAYLRSGGNSKHELFKKKD